Within Vigna unguiculata cultivar IT97K-499-35 chromosome 2, ASM411807v1, whole genome shotgun sequence, the genomic segment aaaataacataaaataagagtttttttttttttcgtggcTAGTGATTGCCGGGGTGGGTTCATTACTGAAAACGATGACAGTGGTGAAGAGATGAGTCAGGCAGGAATCAAATCAGCAGTAGGTATATGTcgcatcttttgaaataaaaaatattaaaaagatataataataataaaatatgagttCAATATGAAAAGTTATTAATACGGATAATCTGGTATCATCTCACTCGACTCATCACGAATTAATGAGTTAATACAACTCAATTCATTTATTAATGAACCAAATAACTTTTAACTCGACTCGATCCATCGCGAGTTGATGGGTTAAACAAATTAgttcacgggttcacttaattaaaaaaatacatttttttatatattttgagtcaaaactatattataattctaattaaaatctaaataaactttaatacaatctaaatacaaactaaactcacaaaaatataaatgatctATGTGTTAGCTAAAAAAAACAAGCTAACATGAGTCAAATACAAagtccaacttaacaaaaaaaaatcttgtgtgACTCTTTATTtatgggttggtgagccaacccggctcactatGGGTTCAATCCAGATGAGCCGAATTCTAGATGAGTCGGGTAAAAAATTAATCCTattgaaattcataaaaaaatttcaactcaatCCAGCTCAAACCCGTAGTGAGTTGTGTTGACTCGCGAGTTTCAATTCATTTTGATAAtcaatacatatataaagaattaacataatttttaattcaaaatttataataaatttaggtattttaataaaatttttaacaagatAATATACTTTGCtggaaatttttcttgtttttctgtttttctatttaaaaaaaattaatattattttcttcactCTTTGAATTTAGTTCTACCCTTCTAAAAGTTCTTAATCTAatggatttttattttcttttaaaagaaagtaaatataatttgttgTGTACGTTGCAGAAAAGGAGAGATGTCGTTGTTATACACGTAAGATCCAGAGATGTGGGTGCCAACCACCTGAGACATCACTCAATGTCCCTAGAAAGAGAATCACGGGATGAGGAGTGCACAAAAAGCTGAAAATATTCTGGTATGATATAATTtatcaacaaaacaaaatgattttatttaattataataaattcatattttaattatatttccttttactttttaatttaaaataccaatatattataatattattacaatgAGTTGTGAagtaaatattctttttaaattgtgtttttgttttgaaataaaagCAAGCTTTGAATTTAATTCAATGGATTTAAATAGTGGTAACTTCGATCCATTATTTTTGGAGTTGTATcgttttttggtattttatttttcattttctttgttcTATTCTTATTTGCCCTCAATTATTGGTATCCCCGTCAATTCTTGATTTGAAATAAACGAAGGGAGTTGCATTTCTTTATGTGGTAAAATATTAGGTTccttgattttaatatatatatatatatatatatatataaaagatttttttattttaatatatttaatatatttgatatctttaaatttttatatgtacAGAAAAATTAAcatcctaaaatattttctgaGGATTCATCACTATCAAGTTGGCGACGGGTTAAAAACTTAGaccattttcattaaattacttaactaacttttataattttgttgtctttcattttcattgtatatttaatcaaaaacgaaattgattatattcaattaagaatgactttaaaatatttgttaggtATTGTTTAAATCTATTCTGATTTAGAAGGAAAATATCCCTATGTTGATATGGAGTGATGGAgctttaaattttacaaaattatatatatatatatatatatatatatatatatatatatatatatatatatatatatatatgtgtgtgtgtgtgtgtggcgtcttcaaatttatataaacctataaaaatacaatttggCATTTGGCAtccaaaataattttgaaagattCATCACACTTGGTATaagtataacatttttaaaatctaaGTATAAGAAAGTGATTTGTATGTATCGTTTTACATATAGTTTTATATATAGAGGtgacaaaattggtcaatttaACTTGTGTTTGCCTATTCCATTCTTAGTTCGTCAAAAAACAGGTTAGACCGAGTAGATCTACCATTAAAAAATGGAATAGCAACTATAACCTGTCTTGTTATAAGACCGGTGGGTCGTctgtcatttttttcttcttaatttgagattttttatttttttcaaaaaatttaaatatttatttataaaatttgtttatatatatatatatatatatatatatatttaaaacatatttaaacatataaataacttttatttgattaattaatatatttaattgaataaattaaaataattattatatttacatgttaaattactctattataattaataattaaaatttaaattataagtgtcaataatttaaattataataatattatatatttatatttattaaatattatcatggttatttattattaattaggaGATATTTTCTTTGTATTGCAGTGCCATATATCATCCCATCAACTTCTTGTGAAGATACTACCTCACCAACCACCTCACTTATATCACAATAATatctcaataatttttttttttcatgtcacATAATTTTTCATCGTATCTTTCAACtattatttaatgtttacaaaattcattCACATCCCTGAAGTATATCCTTaggatgtcaaaaaaaatttgtatctaTAGATATATGCAGATAAAATCCGTAACGAGTagaaatgaatattataaatggaTACCTATAGATAAtaggtacgagtattttttatacccacaTGTTAATGGAGCAGGTACATGTATTATAGTATTCGTACCCGttaatacccgtacccgctatactttaatataaattaaaaaaaaaagtaaaaaaacatgattaaaacattaacactttgattttgaatgagttattttttattaatttttgttttaaaaaaaatcatttatttgtaaattgtcatttaacactatttaaatggattatttacactattaaaattttcttttataaatatccacgaatattaaaaaaatatgtagatACTAGTATAATGGACATCTACACATATATAGATACAacgaaatatatatttatttagcgGTTATGATAGGAAAAACTAATACACATATCCTATCCACTTTGTTATCCATGTACATTTCCTCTCATAACGACCTTGATTGTTCAAATGACATTATATttcaccaaaaataaaaatcagtttCATTACATAAAATAGTTTAATGCacacatttgattatttaattatattttagtatttttattatttatttatttcacatatatcatatatttattatatttttaagaattattgtacacttCTCAATATTAATATATCGCGTATGTATCACGTAtcgtatcttattatttttaaaataaatatatcaaatacatGTCATATTCGATGCATGTATCATATACGTGCATCacatgaaataatttaattaatattggaAGAGACAAATGTAAATATACTGTTATGGATATGAGATGAAGATAAGACACatctttcataattatttaaagtacacaaaaatttcattatttccatccttatatttatataaatgttttataaacttttgattttttaattaatgtatttaattaaattaattaaaataattattaattttatataataaatcacttatttattattaatagttaaaaatgaaTTTCGTACTAACGATTAACgttataataattgaatatttatatttttaaataatatggtttagaaatttattttttgagttattttttattttaatttttattgaaagaaaaCATGTTGAGAAATTCAACTTGTCAAATTTGTGGGTGTTGTGCTGTGCCACCTACTGATTATCTAACCTAATGTAATCAAGAAGAAGGAGGTCTCTTTTCATAAGCACACGAGAGAGAATTGAGGGAGAAAACATGgttatattatttaacaaattagtgGTACGTGTGGTACTTGAACAGTAATGATGTATTATCATTTCTCTAGAAAGGTAAGATCTCCTTTtcgtaatatataatatattagagagagatgaaaataaaaaaatattaatttattgataataatattttaatttatatttttttatcaatttttaatttattatatcaattatcctttaattatctatttaactttttctattaatataatataataattaaaaataatcaaaataataaataaaaaataaaaaaaaaagaatcaaaatattattatcataattcaaTTCAATCATGTATGGTCCTACAATACGATTTCATTTTCGTTAACATTAAGGAAGAAATTGATTTGTGATTTTGTGAATTGATTTAAAACAAATCTCAGCAAAGATTTGATCTCTTTTTCGTCGAGACCCttttattatatacaaataaataaacatatatgaggAGGTCAATGGtctgaaaataattatttacgaCCATTTACTAGGTTATACCAATGCATGCATATGTATATTTTTGGTATAGCATCATCAGTGAAGGTGGTATTGAGCTTAAGGAGAAACAATAGTTAGGTAACTAATGTTTTTGTCATTGTGGGTCCAAGAGTCTGCGATTGAAGACTATAGCCGCATCCTTATCTCCACGCCCACTACAGTTCACAACCACTTTAGTACCATCGCAGAGTGTGGGAGCCAATTTTTCTAAGATACCCAATGCATGTGCTGCCTCCAGGGATGGAAATATGCCCTCTAATCTGCATACTTTTTCGTAAGCTGCATAATATGTCAGTGGATCAGTAATTCGTATAATGTTTTTCATAACTCAAATAATGGTAACAAATGTTTTTGGCCAAAGTAGTACCATCAAGAGCTTCTTCGTCAGTTGCAGAACAAAATTCAGCTCTCCCACTTTCTTTAAGAAAGCTTAACTCTGGACCAACTCCTGGATATTCCATCCTGCAAGTTCATATCAAATGTGGGTTAGTAAGCTTTTAAGGTTAATGTTTGTGACGTGGGAAAGATATCAAATACTAAATAACCCTAATATTTTAATCACTGACCCAGCGGCAATGGAATGTGGATGGATAATTTGGCCATGTTGGTCCTGTAGTAAATAGCTGATGGCCCCATGGTAGACACCCACTTCTCCTTTGCTCAACGTTGAAGAATGTTTGCCACTCTCAAGTCCCAAACCCCCACCTTCGACTCCAATCAACCTTACATCTTCATCATCAACAAACTCATGAAACAGACCCAAAGCGTTTGACCCTGTCCCCACGCAAGCCACCAGAACATCTGGCTTCCCTCCCCACTTTTCCAACGCCTGCGTCCTCGTTTCTTTCCCTATCACCGACTGAAACTCCCGAACCATGCTCGGGCATGGGTGTGGTCCCACTGCCGAACCCGTCAAATGGTATTTATTTTCCAAATCCCCCACCCAACACCGAAACGCATCCGATGCTGCATCTCTGAACCCTCCATCAACTGCTTCAACCTATGCATCCACAAATCATCCATTACTAATTGCTTCTTTTCAACGCACATGTTTGGTAAAGAACAGAGAAAATGGTTTATACCTGAGCTCCTAGCAGCTTCATCAACCGCACGTTTGAATACTGTCTTTCGATGTCTTTGGCTGCCATGAAAACCGTGCACTCCAAAGCGAGTTTTGCGCATGCTGCTGCCGTTGCAAGGCCATGGTGTCCAGAGCCAGTGGCGGTGACCACGCTTTTGCATCCCATGCGTTTAGCAATCATGGCTTGCGCAAGAGCGTTGTTCATCTTGTGAGAGCCACCGTGGTTGAGATCCTCCCTCTTTAAGTATATATCAGGCCCTGTCCCGTTGTTCCTGCTCTTATAATACTCCGACAATCGTTTGGTGTGATACAGAGGTGTCTCTCTGCCAGCATAGTCTCTTAACGCCTCCGCCAGCTCTGCCTGTGGGGACCCCCATAAAGGTTAAATTAAAGGCTTTCAATtgttctatttatatataaacattaagCTATTAGTATAAGAGTGAATTTGATGAATTTGGGTAATTAATTAACCTGAAAAGCATCGTCGGCCATGGCTTTTTTGAACTCAGCTTCAAGCTGGCTCAAACAGGCTATAATAGTTTCAGGTACAAATTTGCCTCCAAACCTACCGAACTTTCCCGAAGTAGAAATGGGAAGTTCCTTCTTCTGGGGAGTTTGGAAAGGGTTATTGTCCATTGAGGGTGTTGGAGGGGGGACGTAGGTAACGTTCAACTGAGGGAGCTTAGTTTGGTGAGTGACGAGAGCTTGAGCCACCACAGAAGCAGCGCGCTCTTTCTGATCTATGAACTTGCTACTTCTGGAATGGCACCTTATGAGTGTTCCTTGCAGTTTACAAGCCATGAGAATTGTATGGTGTTTCTGTGTGAGTCAGGAATGAGATAGAGAATTGTGTTTGCTTGCAACAATGTCTCTTCACAGGCTATATTTATACTGTGCCTGGGTTTATGTCACCGCGTTCACgttcttcaaaacaaaatctttGGAcccttaaatatttaaaacgtGTTTCGAGACAAtaattgcttttttttttttttttcacattattcaCTCACGGAAACAGGTTCAAATCTCAGCTCCACCAAACACTTATCCTCATCCACATCCTACGGTTACCGTAAGTTTGTACTAATTAATTGCTATATTTAGCATCTTTTCGCAGAGAACCTCTTTGTGAGGAAAatacattaactaaaaaaacattaaacttttttaattgctgaagaaataaaaataaaataaaataacgagTGTAAAGTGATTATAGAAAAGAAAAccatgtaaattttattttaagaaaattatattttaacattggGATactaactaataatatatatgtaaaagatacttttaataaaaaatacatgtaaaTGAATTCTGAGTAAAATAagtactaaaatattttttatttaagactAGTAAcgcaatattttttttcaataaaagatTATAGATAAAATTGTTTTGAGTCTCGTAATATAATTACcctttatgttaatttaatacatttaactttttcttctttccgATGATCTTCTGAGACTCAGAATATATGCTCTTTTTATTTGAGTTGAAAAGTATGAAAGCTTacgtaattaataattattaataattaatacaaatttaaagttGTTgtctatttatgttttttttaataaacttttatctGTATAGAATCCACTgaatgttaaatataaatttaatatttcatatatgattatttaaattatattttagtataaagTGGAGGTGTATTAGGATGaaccaaatccatttttttaatcaacacCTTTTCATTATGTCTGTACAACATTAATTATgcttaaaatttagtaaaattgtGCAGGTTCTTGTTGTTAACGATCATGATTTACCATCTTCTATTAATCTATGAACTATATGGGTAGGAACCGATTGATTTGATATTCCACGCCATGCTTTTACTTCAATGTCACACTTATGACGCGCCTATTGCCTTTTaaacgtgtgtgtgtgtaaaacTCCGAAGGAAAAAATATAGTTTGGCACGTCTTTTAAAGTGAATAAAAGTCACTTCATTAATAACTTATGTTAATGACATAATATTTCaagttataaaacaaaaaatgtaattaaaatgatattattttaaattggacGTTTTTAATTCTGAAATATTGGCACCAAAAAATAGAAAGGTAGTTAAATTACATGAGAGTGACATTTGGGATGAGAATTGTCTTAAGTGACAACGCTTCTTTCTcgatctttcttttctttatgcatctttatatttttaaaaactttaatttaattttaaattcttcaatctttcttttctttatgcatctttataatatttaaaatttttaatttaattttaaattctgaaatgtataatttatagatattttaaattgtacaacctgaaatagaaatataaaataaaaaatacattttaaattaaaaatggtcTTTTCGTTTGATCTATGAAGGTGAACGAGTAGAAAGAAATTATGGAGGTACAAAAAGAAGAGCCAACCAATGGATTATGTCTTCCACTTCAAGTCCTAccgattttttttattttaaaacaaaggCCCAAATGTTTTTTCAAGTTTTGATTGGACTTGTTAATTAGATAAACTCATGGCTTTAACTTTCTACGCCCCCATAAAATATCTTCCATCACCTCAtcattttggattttatttttcgaAACGCATTAAATCACTTTCAGAAACATGTTTTCGAAAGATACTCACTCACTTTTCTGGAAAACACTCACTTATTCctattccaatttttttttcagaagcTTTAATGgggtaaaataagaaaattgatagGGTGCCGAAAGTAACACCCTGAACTGATTTGGTTCGACTGGCCTTATTTTTGTAAACCTTTGGGCCGAATTTGGGTAGTCCAGAGTTTGCCAAAACAGTGTCAGCCATTAGTAGAAAGTATCAAAATAACTTACCAAACCACTATGCtggttttagattttttttttcttaaatcacAACCAATCATATTTTAGTGTTATTCTACTTTTACAATAACTTATTATTCTTCTCTGTCGAATTTATATATGGTgctctaaaaaaaaaaaatagaaaagtatgTCCGATCTAAAAGAACCACAAAAATGGCAACACTTTTTACTTTGTCGAAAGAAGATCTTCCACGTCTCTAAATCTATACTTGCAAAATGTTATcaaaaaattcacatttttttttcgttttattttttttattctccacCATTTACACAAAAATTCGATATGATTGTAAAAAATATGGAAGATCGTTCCAATAAATTagagaaataaatttaaagtgaaaaaacatatttaaaggaaataagaaaaaggcACGGTGTTACAATACGCCCAAAAAGATGAGAATATCGACTAGATAacatattttatcaattaactatatcatttcataattatatcaatacaacataaaataaaatctatttataatatactatattaaaaaaattgtataattaaaaaattcagaGGACAAGGTCCCCCAGCCCCACCCTATAAACTAGATCCTTCACGGGCTGGACCAATGTGGCTGTTCATCATCATGCTCAACTTCACCTTCAGTGGGCCTTTTACGAATTTACTGTATCTATTGGGTTTGAATTTGGATTTAACTCCCTCTCACTCACTTTcattctatttaattttttttatcatttatatttctaataatatgAGTAGGTTCGGTGGGTTAGGAAAAGAATAGACTAGTAAACGAAGAAGAACACAATTTTTAAACAACTTCTATGAGTTTCATTTGTAGGGATCACGGAACAGAAAAcgtgtgttttgtttttattaaaatcactCATTTCAACGACACCTTTAACCTAGCGCTTTTTTCAACATAGGCTTGTTTTCTCTTTCCTACTTAGCTTCAATTCATGTATAATAAGCCcacaataatatttgatttttcattCAAGTGAGAGAGAGACATATAATAATCATATGTTTTTGTATGATATCgtgtaacatgtttttttttatcatatgtaTGGAGACATAACATGCTAATGTTATGGAATATTTATTAGATTGCATTTCATACCATAATTTCAATGCTTTAAACGTTTATGTTAGTATCTAATTAATCattcattttgaaaaacaaataaaataaaaaaagacccgaataattaagaaagaggtagctttcattaattaatgaaaattctATAATACACATTCACAAACAAAAGCTAACCGGTTAGAACAGTGTAATGGAAGATTCATATTCCAGCTCTAATTTTGAGAAGGGTACTTGATGCAGAATCATCATGCTTCATGTACCTTCACTTCTATGGCAGCATTTAAAAATGAACTTCACCCGCCagaaagagagaggaaaaaaaaacagtgaGCACCTAGTTCCTAGCTAACCTAAAAAAGTGAATTAAGTGTTGTGTTTTATGTATTCATAGATTCTGATTCCTTCCTATAGTTCCTTCTTTTGTCtgatgaaattaataataacccTACGGCTTCTGCCACCTTCAACTACGCCTCTGCATCAGTGTTCTTGAGCAGAAGTCGGTGATGGAGCTCCAAAAATGACGTCGCTCTCTGCTCTTGATTCTTAATTTCCGGCCACAACGATATAAATGAGCAACTGATTTTTTCTCAGTTTTCCAGTGCTTATCATCTTCCTTCTTATTAActgcatatacatataatgcAATTTCATTTGTGCTAGCGCTGCTGCATCATGTATATAGGTATGTACCTTCTGCACATTCTGCAAAACTTTTAATCTACTCTTCCACCAATTAACTGTTACGCCAGACCATTCAATTTCGAACTATAACTGCGCTAAATCCCCACCCAAATCTCCTTCACACTCCATCGGTTCTAATCCATTATACggtatatattacttttaacagTATTGTGAAGCAACGTAGTGAATAGGTATGTGGGTAATAATTATTACGTATACGTAATCTTCGCTTCGCTTAGGTATGACAGTATATAATTACGAGGCTCTGTAGTGTACTGTAACCGCAGATTGGCTGCGGCAAGGAGACATACGATAACGAAGACGAAGAAGAAGGTACACGCCGGCCGGTAAGAGGGTAAGAGAGTAAGACATAATTGGTTAGAAAATATCaaagttttttataattaaagaaggaaaataactaaataattaatataaagtgGTTATATATATGAGATTGTCATtactaaaagataaattttaattttaatttaattttataaaattggtttttaataattttacaataatttatatattataaattaatctgGTATCCAATTAATAAGAGACTTCTAATCTATTCTCTCATACTTGTAATATTAAACATTAATGATCGATAATAtgagtaaaataataaactcaatatataaaaaaaaattatttagactAAACTATAATTCATGattatgataatgataatgagttttcaatctaattcaat encodes:
- the LOC114171220 gene encoding tryptophan synthase beta chain 1-like, with amino-acid sequence MACKLQGTLIRCHSRSSKFIDQKERAASVVAQALVTHQTKLPQLNVTYVPPPTPSMDNNPFQTPQKKELPISTSGKFGRFGGKFVPETIIACLSQLEAEFKKAMADDAFQAELAEALRDYAGRETPLYHTKRLSEYYKSRNNGTGPDIYLKREDLNHGGSHKMNNALAQAMIAKRMGCKSVVTATGSGHHGLATAAACAKLALECTVFMAAKDIERQYSNVRLMKLLGAQVEAVDGGFRDAASDAFRCWVGDLENKYHLTGSAVGPHPCPSMVREFQSVIGKETRTQALEKWGGKPDVLVACVGTGSNALGLFHEFVDDEDVRLIGVEGGGLGLESGKHSSTLSKGEVGVYHGAISYLLQDQHGQIIHPHSIAAGMEYPGVGPELSFLKESGRAEFCSATDEEALDAYEKVCRLEGIFPSLEAAHALGILEKLAPTLCDGTKVVVNCSGRGDKDAAIVFNRRLLDPQ